A genome region from Pristis pectinata isolate sPriPec2 chromosome 4, sPriPec2.1.pri, whole genome shotgun sequence includes the following:
- the atox1 gene encoding copper transport protein ATOX1 — MRGGLHAAGNGWRRSGAEMSKHEFFVDMTCEGCSNAVTRVLNKVEGIQFDVDLPNKKVFVESNHNVEMLTQLLKKTGKDVQYIGKK, encoded by the exons ATGCGTGGTGGGCTGCACGCTGCTGGTAACGGTTGGCGGCGAAGCGGGGCGGAGATGTCG AAGCACGAATTCTTTGTGGATATGACATGTGAAGGCTGTTCTAATGCAGTGACTCGAGTGCTGAATAAAGTAGAAG GTATACAGTTTGATGTCGATCTTCCCAACAAGAAAGTCTTTGTTGAATCTAACCACAACGTAGAGATGCTGACACAGCTTCTGAAAAAGACAGGAAAGGATGTACAATATATTGGAAAAAAGTAG